ATCTGAGGTTGTCTTACTCTGTGGGGTCTTTTGTTTCTGTCTTTGAGGCCTTCTAAACCGTACTTTTTGTATCTATTTTTCCATTTGTAGAAGGTAGTTGGACTTATTCCGAAGTATCTGCAGGTTAGTCTTGCATTTTGGTGTTTTTCGTAGTGTTGAATCCATTTAAGTCTTTTTCTCACGTTTGGGTCTTTTG
Above is a genomic segment from Balnearium lithotrophicum containing:
- a CDS encoding helix-turn-helix domain-containing protein, translated to MKQLKKFKGTSLHISNTPFKKTIKRGTKIKTKLDLTKDPNVRKRLKWIQHYEKHQNARLTCRYFGISPTTFYKWKNRYKKYGLEGLKDRNKRPHRVRQPQ